The genomic DNA AAACTAAACCAAATACATTAACCAATCTAAACCAGAACTAAACCAGCTAAAGCTTGAAGACGGCTTACGGCTATGGTTTGAATCAAGACACGAAACcctcttttaatatttttcaaacatattctgttttaaatttcaaactaCTCTAACAACAAGGATGCATTATGCATATATAACAAcgttttgtttaaataaattttacattcatacaaaaaaatgattatatgccttgattagtttatatatttatgataaaagaatgtaaaattttaatgtaaCTAACTACAAAATTTACAATGTTAACTACATTTACAAGATTACATTCCATCTATACAAGAgttgatatatttaaaattccGTTTGTGCTACTCGGTGTTATCTATTCTGTTCGTTTAgcacaaaatatatgtattttgattgttgtaCCTATCATTCAGAATCTAGCTAGGATGAAGCTTGCACTCATGGTTTCATCGTAAATCATCTCTCCACCACAATCGCTACCTACTAATTTCTGGATACTTTGTTGTCAAGTGTCAACTATTAATATCACCTTTatctttttgcatcttttttttttttttttttNNNNNNNNNNNNNNNNNNNcccccccccccccccccccagtAATAGATATATGCTCCATTATAGTGTGATAATGATTAAGCATTTTTTCTTCTCGTTTCATGATTATTTTCTGGAAAAATAAAGCTAgctaaaagaaatataacagAATATATGACTATACATCAATTATAAGATAACATGTTGTCAActagggctgggcattcgggtaacccgttcgggttcggatattatccattcgggttcgggtaaacggatctagaaaaataaaacccattgggtatttttagatatatgggttcggttcggtttgggtactatcgggtttgggttacaaattttagaatccGATTAgcacccgaactaccgggtacccgaaaaaatataattaaatttaaataaatttagttaaattttgacttacataacaaaatattttagatattttgattatttttgatatttaggtataaaactaaatgaaatattcaaaattataatcataattttggggtaattgtattatattaatgataaatattataaatatgtttatatgttcgggtttaatgggtacctaaacgggtaccgggtattacccgaccctaacccgTACCCAcgagtattagaaaatagaatccAATAGAATTTTATAGGCAAACTCGTACCCAACCCAaacccggtttttcgggtcggaTTCCGGATTTGGTATTCGAGTACGGTTTTTATGTTCACGCCTATTGTCAACAGAAAGACCATTTTATTTCGGTATATGATTCGGCATTgaccaaacaattaaaaaatttcaaatgtgttttttaaaaaatttgttcgATTCTATTAAATAGTTTATAATGCTATATAATTACAAACACATTCTATATttagtaaaattatatatatatatatatatataataatgcattgattgcttttttttctttcgacaATGCATTGATTGCTATATAATTAGTTAACTATTAaacctaaattaaaaaatctattatatgTTAATTACGTAAGTGAATTGCTTattttacaatcttaataaaaaaaactgtttccTACAAAAACAATCATTCGAATAAACCCAATCACATaagtaaaattttctatattttatagagttatgattttgaaaaaaccaaagttacgctcaaatataataatgaaaaaaactaatgaaaaacCTAATTAACTAAAGTGAACATTCTGGAACCTCGAGAAGTGCAAATTTACGCTGTATCATATAATTTCATACCATGGTCACATGGGTATTGGATGAGTACTTATATGGaactaaaaatattgttttacgaAAAGGAAATTTATTACCATATTTTTGATGTTacggttacaaaaaaaaaaaaaaaacatcttatgGTTTTACCAAATTTGTAGTCTTGTTTTCAGCAAGGGTACTGGCATTGGCACACACTAAAGCCAGCAACGTTGTTACAAAATCCACCTCCACCATTGTATCTTTGTGCGCATTTTGCATTACAACATTGACTATTACAGCTCACACCGCAATAGCCAAGCCCAGCATTGCAAATCTTTCGGGGGTGGCACTGGTAAATGCACGTGCACGACAACATTCCAACGATACCGTCACATTTGCTTTCACACGATCCCCCGTATCTGGCCTTACATCTTTGGTCACAACCGTTGCAAGGGCCTAGCCTCTCGTTGCATTTATCTGCTCTTGTCTGTTCAACAACTAGAGCATTGTGCATGTATACCATATTAAATTTAACTTTAATATAAGAATATGTATACCTTATCATATACCTAATTCACTCTGAATCCAAGCTTTTATGTCGTGAAATTAGTAGATATcttgtttatttaaataattattataagtaataatcatttaataaaaaatatcataataacatatttttatttttcattcgaTGCCATGAAAACGTTAATTCATCTATGGTGTTTTAGAAGAAATCTCAAGAAGAGTTTTCTGTTTATTCACTTTTCCATGCAAAAACTTAGCAATTGaacattttaattattgtgAATTTATAATtgtgaaaaatatatcaaatgaataaaagaaaCATGACACTTGAACGGTGTATATAAAaagagttttttgtttcttcccttTTCCATGCAAACTTAGCAATTGAACATTTTAGTTACTGTGAATTTATAATTGTAACAGAATTTatcaaatgaataaaagaaaCATGACACTTGAACggtgtaaataaaaaaataaaatacctgAGGCAAATATGATAAGTAGGCTAACAAGGGATACAAGTGTAGGTGTCCTCTCCATGCTTTCAcgttttctagttttcttctaaacttttttataagataattgttttttgtgTTATTGTGGCACTTCGTTATAATCTATTTAAAAGCAAGCTGAGGATTCACAAAAACCAGCCATTAATGTGTTCTTATGATATTTTTccttataaacatatttttgagtgctaaaatcttctttttccttttttctaaaCCAATAAAATGCTTGGCATCAATCCATAACAGTTtcaatataatttcaaaattaagaagaaaattcccatattatatttttgcaaGATTTTTTGAAGgatatttctttattatttttctttatcccctatatattaatagagaagcactttCAATAAAAAGCTGAGGTTTCGCGCTCACAAAGCTCTGGTACCATTTTAATAAATGCCTTTACTTCTCATTactatttacataaatatgccattaaaatatataagttaatgttttttctattagtttataaaaatgaaagatttaatcaacttttaaaatctaaaaatagaTTTAATTATCACTTACATtacctatttaattattaaaagtaaattacatttcacaaaaaaattataaaccatttatttcttttttgaaatgCTAAAGTTATTCTCTTATTTTGAAAAAGTCTGATGACTTTCAActatatttctaaaaaataaatgaataaattatcacaataatcatcaaagtaaataacataccacaaacaatttaaacttattcaccaatttaaatttttgaaacgCAAAACTTATTCTCCGGTTTCaagtattaaaaattaatgatcacaatataatcttaaaaataaataacatttcacaaacaattttaaatCTATTCAccaattcaaatttttgaaaaacaaaaacattgtcttctatataaaaattctactgactatttaaatatatgcgACTCAGCAATCTTAACATGGTATTCatgttactaaatttttttaaaaccctaggacaatcatttttcctatATGTTTTCACCAGAACTACACTTTTTGATTATTTACCactttttatacatttttctcattgcatttttacacttaggattagtttaaattaattcgattagtctaaaaaatattgctttatctatttaatcGCATAATGATATAGATAacaatgtgaaacataaaagatgtgaatttgagtttagaaacacaaaaagacatcaaaacctTTTCCAAGATCGAGTCCTAGACAGACGGACTGTTTGATCACAAAGGGGACATTCTATAATTTTCACCacgttgaaattttttttcacGTTTAAATAGTTTACGGGTGAAAcgtattacacaaaataaacgcaaacttgaataaacaaaaaaataaattttatttacagattttgttttacacaaacaaatcttaaatctcaaataataatattattcataatattttatttgaatcgatATATCCCGCACTATGTGCGTGTTAGTACCTAGTTGACTTGTAATATATAACTCTGGAAACGTCATAACAGAAATGAGAGTGTGAAGACGTTGTATTATAGAAAGGTAAAAAAGATCATGTCAAGAAGCCTACTTGGATACTTTCAACACCAAAGACACTTGGAATCACACTCGCACTATTACTACCACAAACCACGGTGACGTGGCATAAGGGGGTTTGGTTCACTCACTCATGGAACatcaaagttttatttttgcgTTTGGTTTGTGGCTCGAAACTGCCACTCTAAGGATGATCAAATGATGCACTGAGGTATAGTGTAACGACCCATTTCCATGGTACGTACGCAGTACAGGAGATGGTACGTACGCGGTACATGAGATGGTACGTACACGGTACGTATGCGGTACGTGAGATGGTACGTACGCGGTACATGAGATGGTACGTACGCGGTACATGAAATGGTACGATAGCGGTACGACAACCAGTACCGAAAGGTGCCGATAGCGGTATGGCAACCAGTGCCGATAGCGGTACGGTAATCAGTGTCGATAGGTGCCGATAGCAGTACGGCAACCAGTGCTGATAGCGGTACGGAAATCATTGCCAATAAGTGCCGATAGCGGTACGACAATCAGTGCGGATAAGTTTCGATAGCGGTACGCGAATGGGACGTCGTCAGGACGAATTTGGTACGAACCTCCGTACCAAAGAAGGGAGTTCGAGACTACCGAAGTAGTGAACAAATGTTTGAACTGAAGAAAAGGGATCCTTAGCTTACATTGTAGATGATGCAGGCATGTAAGTTTCTGGATGGAAATGGGAGATTTTCGGTACTTAGTCTAAGTGACAGTCCGAGTGAAGTGGGAGTGaatgtaacgcccccgaaccttCCTATGACCACGCAGGCCAACGGACAGCCACAGAACGCTACGATGGGAACTACACCGAGGTGGTCCAGCCGAGGGACGGaggctgcagacttcccgaccggtcctcagTAGCACAATTCCGCCCGcaaccgagactacttaggctttgcaaccctcgcggcctggtgcgttgtgttggcccggacaaggctagTACCATTTGAAAACCACACAACTTAAAGAAAATAACTTTCATACTTTACTAATTCATAAAATGAGTTCAGAAAACATTCATACGAAAATGGCGCCAGGCCTAAGGCCAAAATACGATTAActtaaattattacaataacAGCTTGCAAAGGCAATACAACTCTACACCGGCTGGCATAACGTCCTGAGCTCCCCCTTAGGCTTTTCCtcactaaggttacctgcaaaacaaaatatggagtcttgagtgctaaTCACTCAGTGAGTTTGGGAACCTAACAAGAACCAaaacccaaccccaaccccaacaagcaacacacaacaagcaagcTAAACAATTACATAAAAGCCTAAGCTAACAATATGCAAGACTAAGCTAATAATATGCAATGCTAAGCTATCAACATGAAAGACGAAGCTATCAACATGAAAGCCTATGCAAACAATGCAACACCTAATCAGAGATGGCAATGCAGAAGATAGTGAGCTAAGCAAACTAATCtagcaagcaatcaaacaatcaatcaagcaaaCAATAAAGCAATTaaccaagcaagcaagcaataacaacaacttcaataaacttgaataaaagaaaaattaaatgtctttttaaacaagttttagttATGGGTCCGGTATGCTTCCTCTCCTCAATCGTCCTGTGAACACCCGCGCTGCAGCCACAAAGGCACGCAACCGGAACTTCACTCAagctacaccgtcgtgtagacagctGCAGCtagggtagcgagcccagtaactTCCGAGCTCTTCGTCCCCAGACCCTACAACTCATGACATGGGTTACATGAACGCGGTTGTATGCTGTACGGAAGTCATGAGGACAGCCATACCAAGTCTTACTACGctagccggaatttctcgcgAATACATGCATTAAGACCTATAACAATTGataccttgagtttttattgtttttaagctcataatttACAAGTATCCTTACCAGTTTTAAGCTCTTTGGCACTAGAACCTGTGTACGGGCATTTCACCTTGCGCACGATCTAGTCTGAGACTAACCTCTTAGCAAGTGCAACTGAACAAGAAAttcaaacaagaaaatcaagtgaAAAGCAACTATGCTACACTACATGCAAGCCTAAGAGACTAGAGGAATATCTAGAGACTAAGCGCTAAACATGCAAACCTACTAGTATTAACATGCAACTTAAGAAACTAGAGGTAATCTAGAGACTAAGCGCTAAATACTAACATGCAAAGCACACAAGCAATCATGCAACAACTAACATGCAATCCTAAGAAACTAGAGGAATATCTAGAGACTAAGCGCTAAACATGCAAACCTACTAGTATTAACATGCAACTTAAGAAACTAGAGGTAATCTAGAGACTAAGCGCTAAATACTAACATGCAAAGCACACAAGCAATCATGCAACAACTAACATGCAATCCTAAGAAACTAGAGGAATATCTAGAGACTAAGCGCTAAACATGCAAACCTACTAGTATTAACATGCAACTTAAGAAACTAGAGGTAATCTAGAGACTAAGCGCTAAATACTAACATGCAAAGCACACAAGCAATCATGCAACAACTAACATGCAATCCTAAGAAACTAGAGGAATATCTAGAGACTAAGCGCTAAACATGCAAACCTACTAGTATTAACATGCAACTTAAGAAACTAGAGGTAATCTAGAGACTAAGCGCTAAATACTAACATGCAAAGCACACAAGCAATCATGCAACAACTAACATGCAATCCTAAGAAACTAGAGGAATATCTAGAGACTAAGCGCTAAACATGCAAACCTACTAGTATTAACATGCAACTTAAGAAACTAGAGGTAATCTAGAGACTAAGCGCTAAATACTAACATGCAAAGCACACAAGCAATCATGCAACAACTAACATGCAATCCTAAGAAACTAGAGGAATATCTAGATACTaagtgatatgctcaaatttactctagagctactctctcaaattaagagatcaattgtagtacttagggatcgtatccacaaggactctagatcacacaataaatttaataatcttttgattatgctaaaccaaaattgtaatttaaatagcaatacaaaaacagaaaataaaatagttgtaaattcagaaggattaaacgctaggcctagagaaattctcaggaaatcatggaaaatcagatcaattaattaaacaagcaggattcaataattaagcaccgttcttgaactctaaacacaattgtaaaataaatcagttctcactgcaaatattatctaagttttaaaacccaaaaatccaaatctctttgcaaaattcaagttaaaaaccagcaataaaaacaagtttagataagttcacaaatcactaattcaaatctctttgcaaaaagtaactTGGCTCACCAAAgatttttgtcaggaaaatcaattatattctcatatcaatttattttcctaagttattaattctagatgaccaatcaaggattaatatgaagaacaacctatgctgaagaacaagaaagataatgaatccaaacaattaatcaatctaacaatccatgaaatccctaatgagaaaccctaaacctaacaagcagatctactcagacataattgc from Camelina sativa cultivar DH55 chromosome 7, Cs, whole genome shotgun sequence includes the following:
- the LOC104702907 gene encoding defensin-like protein 181; translated protein: MERTPTLVSLVSLLIIFASVVEQTRADKCNERLGPCNGCDQRCKARYGGSCESKCDGIVGMLSCTCIYQCHPRKICNAGLGYCGVSCNSQCCNAKCAQRYNGGGGFCNNVAGFSVCQCQYPC